A single window of Thalassoroseus pseudoceratinae DNA harbors:
- a CDS encoding NHL repeat-containing protein: MKHITPSIAISCLIIAMSAVVAADSPSRPATPVTPERIDPSTYAEWVDGNERQLDTQRRELAPQWVLWTDDPRTTPGHSGVVFGDSKSPGKRHLRIGFREAIPVGSVIVRGGGTLSVLKSDAEYPGDLSDESQWIPAKRLVDAQPTQKPILETRVGKSIQQGVGIWTLPPDIKTRAIRFTHVAQPADANYAGRVGGVLVLKDRLFDLAPLATPAAASNQKHVAKIVNGLNDQWSEWENVDQRAAAESEQPVISDSHSEWITLTWPQAVQIDRLITLWTGFGAAEVLAYVGPESRHPREAEADDWRSVGIYRDLENGYPTQLWPNAMVFPKTIETRAIRLRMIEPSIARHPHTKNRPAGGKRVWLGELLACRDLDEAPLTALSEFTPAKSNSLAHAPVPVRFHLPEDGYVTLVIEDETGKRVRNLVSETPFSAGENVVWWDASDDLGRDVEAAKHGLYNIPARMVAPGSYTVRGLWRKKIRPFYEFSVYGTGSPPWSTPDHTGAWLANHSPPSAAVFVPASNSPTGEPAVFLGCYVTEGPDGFAWVDLDGTKRGGLKWIGGNWTAAPYLGRDTGPDAPSDVAAYVASTWETAKRSGITELRVTALRQSGNKLTPEPVVAHRLGSSQPEQDRFEELGGIAAWNGVIVCSLRQEHRLLWIDAEAGKVIGTASVPNPRGVFFDSHGRLLVLSETQLLRYTKASTPAELSSPETLIVEGLDDPFGLTLDAEDKIYVSDQGQSHQVKIFTANGKPIRVIGHAGPPQAGEYDELHMNHPAGLAVDSTGQIWVTEHDYLPKRVSVWSPTGKLVNAFYGPGKYGGGGALDSADPSLFHYADESRGSLEFQLDWQTGSSKLRRVLYRAQADFPMPFRAAAPEKSLRHNGERYFTNCFNTNPVTGHSTAFLFHDRDGTAQPVAAMGRANAWDLLKTKPFLDRWPDGVNPQSKDVHGHGGRNQVFFAWSDLNADAQVQPNEVWMEQAVCGGVTVMDDLSFCVARLNGQAVQFKTTKVTSAGIPVYERSNRVVLADDVQRPGSSGGDQVLTDDSNEAVITLGVEPFHQHSLSGTRDGKPIWSYPNPWPGLHASHEAPSPSFAGQVIGPTRLMGGLFEVQGCEVGPLWAVNANMGNFYLFTRDGLFVATVFEDVRQGKLWKMPVAERGMSLDGISLHDENFWPTITSTPDGQVYVVDGSYSSLVRLDGLETIRRIDAFPIEVNAEQLTEAQRWVLDREAERQATFGRSVLHAVIHPNGAIKTDGAPKDWSNANWVDIDTRGVRANFNSNSKPFNIRGSLAIAGDNLHAAWQTSQKDLIQNSGEIPHALFKTGGGLDLMLATNPAADSSRRSPVAGDLRLLVSQVDGKPRAVLYEPVSPKANGEKIPFSSPWRTITFDRVEDVSDQVQLATDGQGFYEVSIPLKTLQLKVTDGLRIKGDLGILRGNGTETTARSYWSNKATGITADVPSEAALTPHLWGTIEWQTP, from the coding sequence ATGAAACATATCACACCATCAATCGCGATCAGTTGCCTTATCATCGCGATGTCTGCGGTTGTTGCTGCAGATTCCCCGTCCCGACCAGCGACGCCGGTCACACCGGAACGAATTGATCCCTCCACCTATGCCGAGTGGGTCGACGGCAACGAACGTCAGTTGGATACGCAACGACGCGAATTGGCTCCGCAATGGGTGCTGTGGACGGACGACCCTCGCACGACGCCAGGACATAGCGGCGTGGTATTTGGAGACTCCAAGTCGCCGGGAAAACGGCATCTGCGAATTGGGTTTCGAGAAGCCATCCCAGTCGGTTCGGTTATTGTCCGTGGCGGCGGGACCTTGAGTGTTCTCAAAAGTGACGCAGAATATCCTGGCGATCTCAGCGACGAATCCCAATGGATTCCCGCAAAACGACTCGTGGACGCACAGCCCACGCAGAAGCCGATTCTTGAGACTCGCGTTGGGAAATCGATCCAGCAGGGCGTTGGCATTTGGACATTGCCCCCGGATATAAAGACGCGAGCGATTCGGTTCACCCATGTGGCTCAGCCAGCTGATGCGAACTACGCCGGTCGTGTTGGCGGCGTGCTGGTGCTCAAGGACCGACTCTTCGATCTCGCACCATTGGCAACACCGGCGGCAGCATCGAATCAAAAGCATGTGGCGAAGATCGTCAATGGTCTCAATGACCAGTGGAGTGAATGGGAGAACGTCGATCAGCGGGCTGCCGCGGAATCCGAACAGCCAGTCATTTCCGATTCGCACTCCGAATGGATTACACTCACTTGGCCACAGGCGGTGCAGATTGATCGACTAATCACGTTGTGGACCGGGTTCGGAGCGGCGGAGGTGTTAGCGTATGTCGGTCCGGAGTCACGTCATCCCCGTGAGGCGGAAGCGGACGACTGGCGATCGGTCGGCATCTACCGGGATTTGGAGAACGGATATCCCACCCAACTCTGGCCGAACGCGATGGTGTTTCCAAAAACCATCGAGACCCGTGCGATCCGGCTGCGGATGATCGAACCTTCGATCGCAAGACATCCCCACACCAAGAACCGACCCGCCGGCGGAAAACGTGTTTGGCTGGGCGAACTGCTGGCGTGCCGTGACTTGGACGAGGCTCCTCTGACCGCACTGTCGGAGTTTACGCCCGCGAAGTCGAACTCGCTTGCCCATGCACCGGTCCCGGTGCGGTTCCATCTGCCGGAAGACGGTTACGTCACCCTGGTGATTGAGGACGAGACCGGCAAACGTGTGCGAAACTTGGTGTCCGAGACCCCGTTTTCAGCAGGCGAGAATGTTGTCTGGTGGGACGCATCCGATGACTTGGGGCGTGATGTCGAGGCGGCCAAGCACGGTCTGTACAATATCCCCGCTCGCATGGTAGCACCGGGAAGTTATACGGTTCGAGGTCTGTGGCGGAAGAAAATTCGACCGTTCTATGAGTTTTCCGTCTACGGCACGGGCAGTCCGCCGTGGAGCACGCCCGATCACACGGGAGCGTGGTTGGCCAACCACTCACCGCCATCGGCCGCCGTGTTCGTGCCCGCCTCAAATTCTCCCACCGGAGAACCGGCCGTATTTCTGGGTTGCTATGTCACAGAAGGGCCGGACGGCTTTGCCTGGGTCGATCTCGATGGAACTAAACGAGGCGGATTGAAATGGATCGGTGGCAACTGGACTGCCGCTCCATATCTCGGTCGAGATACCGGTCCCGATGCCCCATCAGATGTTGCAGCTTATGTCGCCTCAACATGGGAAACGGCCAAGCGGTCCGGCATCACGGAACTCCGCGTGACGGCATTGAGACAATCTGGCAACAAGTTGACGCCGGAACCCGTGGTCGCCCATCGCCTGGGATCATCCCAACCTGAGCAAGATCGTTTTGAAGAACTTGGTGGCATCGCGGCCTGGAACGGCGTCATCGTTTGCAGCTTGCGACAGGAGCACCGGTTGCTGTGGATCGACGCCGAAGCTGGTAAGGTCATCGGAACAGCCAGCGTGCCGAACCCCCGTGGAGTCTTCTTTGACTCCCACGGACGATTGCTCGTCCTATCTGAAACGCAACTTCTGCGATACACCAAAGCGAGCACCCCGGCGGAATTGTCGTCACCGGAGACTTTGATCGTTGAAGGTCTCGACGATCCGTTCGGCCTCACTTTGGATGCCGAAGACAAGATCTACGTGAGTGACCAAGGGCAAAGTCATCAAGTCAAGATTTTCACTGCGAATGGAAAACCGATCCGTGTGATTGGTCACGCCGGTCCGCCCCAGGCAGGTGAATATGATGAATTACACATGAATCATCCGGCGGGTCTTGCCGTCGATTCTACAGGGCAGATTTGGGTCACCGAGCACGACTACCTTCCGAAGCGAGTCAGTGTGTGGTCACCGACAGGGAAACTCGTCAATGCATTCTACGGTCCCGGGAAATACGGCGGTGGCGGAGCACTCGATTCTGCTGATCCGTCCCTGTTTCATTATGCGGACGAATCGCGTGGCTCGCTGGAATTCCAACTCGACTGGCAAACGGGGTCGTCGAAACTGAGACGTGTGCTCTACCGTGCCCAAGCCGACTTTCCGATGCCCTTCCGCGCAGCCGCCCCAGAGAAATCATTGCGTCACAACGGCGAGCGGTACTTCACCAACTGCTTCAACACGAATCCTGTGACAGGGCACTCGACGGCGTTCCTCTTTCATGATCGCGATGGAACCGCTCAACCTGTCGCCGCCATGGGCCGAGCTAATGCGTGGGACCTCCTCAAGACGAAACCATTTCTCGATCGATGGCCCGATGGAGTCAATCCGCAATCCAAAGACGTGCACGGTCACGGCGGTCGGAATCAGGTATTTTTTGCCTGGAGCGACCTCAACGCAGATGCACAGGTGCAACCCAATGAAGTGTGGATGGAGCAGGCCGTCTGCGGTGGCGTCACTGTGATGGATGACCTTTCCTTTTGCGTTGCGCGTCTAAATGGACAAGCCGTTCAATTCAAAACCACGAAGGTCACCTCGGCGGGAATCCCCGTCTATGAACGCTCGAACAGAGTTGTGTTGGCGGACGATGTGCAGCGTCCCGGTTCGTCTGGCGGCGATCAAGTTTTGACGGATGACAGCAACGAAGCCGTAATCACATTGGGCGTGGAGCCGTTTCATCAGCATTCTCTGAGCGGAACCCGTGACGGCAAACCCATCTGGAGCTACCCCAATCCGTGGCCGGGTCTGCATGCGTCGCACGAAGCTCCTTCACCCAGCTTTGCGGGCCAAGTTATCGGTCCAACGCGACTGATGGGAGGCTTATTCGAGGTGCAAGGTTGCGAAGTCGGTCCGTTGTGGGCGGTGAATGCCAACATGGGCAACTTTTATCTATTCACTCGCGATGGGCTTTTTGTGGCAACCGTGTTCGAAGACGTTCGGCAAGGCAAACTCTGGAAAATGCCGGTCGCTGAACGTGGGATGTCCCTCGATGGCATCTCGCTGCACGACGAAAACTTTTGGCCGACAATTACCAGCACCCCCGACGGGCAGGTGTATGTCGTCGACGGTTCTTACAGCAGTCTCGTGCGTTTGGATGGTCTGGAAACGATTCGCCGCATCGACGCCTTCCCAATCGAAGTCAACGCTGAACAACTCACAGAAGCCCAGCGTTGGGTGCTCGACCGGGAAGCCGAACGACAGGCGACATTCGGCCGAAGCGTACTTCATGCCGTCATTCACCCGAACGGTGCCATCAAAACCGATGGCGCCCCGAAAGACTGGAGCAACGCGAACTGGGTGGATATCGACACTCGCGGCGTTCGAGCGAATTTCAATTCCAACTCCAAGCCATTCAATATTCGAGGTTCTTTGGCAATTGCCGGCGACAATTTGCATGCCGCCTGGCAGACATCGCAAAAGGATCTCATCCAAAACTCCGGCGAGATTCCGCATGCGTTGTTCAAGACGGGCGGCGGTCTGGACCTGATGCTAGCCACGAATCCCGCTGCCGATTCGAGCCGAAGATCTCCCGTTGCGGGTGATCTTCGGTTGCTCGTCAGTCAAGTCGATGGCAAACCGCGGGCGGTGCTCTATGAGCCCGTATCTCCGAAAGCAAACGGTGAGAAAATCCCGTTTAGTTCTCCTTGGCGAACCATCACATTCGACCGCGTCGAAGATGTCAGTGATCAAGTCCAATTGGCAACCGACGGACAAGGTTTTTACGAAGTTTCGATTCCCCTGAAAACCCTGCAACTGAAGGTAACCGATGGCCTGCGAATCAAAGGGGATCTCGGTATTCTTCGCGGAAATGGAACCGAGACAACCGCCCGCTCCTACTGGTCCAACAAAGCCACCGGCATCACCGCCGACGTGCCAAGCGAAGCTGCATTAACTCCACACTTGTGGGGAACGATCGAATGGCAAACACCATAG
- a CDS encoding exo-alpha-sialidase, producing MKSILAVVTVSLFLSITVVQAEDRESNQESERAIMLAGDWLPDDPHQIDYKKLPRVPAQHAIISDVRDQAGTRVHQHAYLAHHDDRFWAMWSDGPGLPRGGATPEQHRNIVPGHDRPNTRNSFATSADGLRWTKPADLTGPPRIKNYGWIARGFWKRNGQLLALSSHFNAPGYDGLGLSLEAFRWNGNHWVPHGTVLDDSMNNFPPKKLPSGEWMMTRRDHRRQVSVMIGGVKAFNDWRINPLAAYDGNGRPEEPYWYILPDTKTIVGLIRDNGGSKFLLRTFSHDNGQTWSKIQPTNFPDATSKFFVHRTSRGYYVMVSNSNPRRRDPLTLAISKDGLVFTKLFWLIGGRHIDYPHIIEHDEHLLIAFSGAKQTMEVMKVSLDELEKLAMPNSVELAQHLPSVKRTPQQPPPAWIDLGDDGKTLYATMELVVPDVGTQATLAMATSSGEERVVIGINKQGHLTSQLYKEAVVGPKLKPGSHHSLLVRIRSHRNKPDDLHIQLGLPTQIPTEPKNWSLSNTLGNSDANLSKMVRQGDAIEPTGFKKIRVATTYNGLANAKLISTEPANTP from the coding sequence ATGAAATCCATACTTGCCGTCGTAACGGTTTCGCTCTTCCTCTCGATCACTGTGGTACAAGCGGAAGATCGGGAGTCGAACCAGGAATCGGAAAGAGCGATCATGCTCGCCGGAGACTGGCTGCCGGACGATCCGCATCAGATTGACTACAAGAAGCTCCCACGGGTTCCCGCACAGCACGCAATCATCAGTGATGTTCGTGATCAGGCAGGGACTCGTGTCCATCAACATGCGTACTTGGCTCACCATGATGACCGTTTCTGGGCCATGTGGAGCGATGGCCCTGGTCTCCCCAGAGGCGGTGCCACTCCCGAACAGCACCGAAACATCGTGCCCGGCCACGATCGACCAAATACTAGGAATTCGTTTGCAACAAGTGCGGACGGACTCCGATGGACCAAGCCCGCCGACCTAACCGGACCACCTCGGATCAAAAACTACGGTTGGATCGCACGCGGTTTTTGGAAGCGTAACGGCCAGTTGCTTGCTCTTTCCAGCCATTTCAATGCACCCGGCTATGACGGACTCGGGCTGAGTCTCGAAGCCTTTCGCTGGAATGGCAATCACTGGGTGCCTCACGGAACCGTCCTAGATGACTCCATGAACAACTTCCCCCCCAAGAAACTGCCGTCGGGGGAATGGATGATGACTCGTCGCGATCACCGAAGACAAGTCTCTGTGATGATCGGCGGAGTCAAGGCGTTCAATGATTGGCGGATCAATCCGCTCGCTGCATACGATGGCAACGGTCGCCCTGAAGAACCCTACTGGTATATCCTTCCCGACACCAAAACGATCGTCGGCCTCATTCGTGACAACGGGGGCTCGAAATTCCTTCTCCGCACATTCTCCCACGACAACGGCCAGACATGGAGCAAAATCCAACCAACCAATTTCCCAGACGCCACAAGTAAGTTTTTCGTGCATCGCACGAGCCGTGGCTATTATGTCATGGTGTCGAACTCTAATCCTCGCCGCCGTGACCCATTGACTCTCGCCATTAGCAAAGACGGACTCGTCTTCACGAAACTTTTTTGGCTAATCGGTGGACGTCATATCGACTACCCACACATCATCGAACACGATGAGCATCTTCTGATCGCCTTCTCCGGTGCCAAACAAACGATGGAGGTCATGAAGGTCTCGTTAGATGAGCTCGAAAAACTCGCGATGCCGAATTCCGTCGAACTCGCTCAGCACCTTCCCTCCGTCAAACGAACTCCGCAGCAACCACCACCAGCTTGGATCGATCTCGGAGACGACGGCAAGACTCTATACGCAACCATGGAACTCGTTGTGCCTGATGTCGGCACGCAGGCAACACTAGCAATGGCAACTTCAAGTGGAGAGGAACGTGTCGTTATCGGAATCAATAAGCAAGGCCATCTAACGTCGCAACTTTACAAAGAAGCGGTTGTCGGTCCAAAACTGAAACCGGGCAGCCATCATTCATTACTCGTTCGAATTCGCAGCCATCGCAACAAACCAGACGATTTGCACATTCAACTTGGATTACCCACGCAAATCCCGACTGAACCGAAAAACTGGAGCCTGTCCAATACACTTGGCAATAGCGATGCCAATCTATCAAAAATGGTCCGACAAGGAGATGCAATTGAGCCAACCGGGTTCAAGAAGATCCGTGTGGCGACGACATACAACGGGCTAGCAAATGCAAAACTCATCTCGACAGAACCGGCTAACACGCCATAA
- a CDS encoding SGNH/GDSL hydrolase family protein, producing MFKRLQILALILLLPTPLVASNIVRNVNLRGNFDNCRIQFEREETGHVAFIGGSITEMNGYRPMVCEFLQKQFPKTKFNFTAAGISSTCSTTGAFRLERDVLSKGPVDLFFIEFAVNDDQDAGHARRECIRGLEGIVRQVREHNPQADIVITYFVNPSMLETLQAGKTPLTISSHEAVAEHYNITTVNLAKEVAEQISADELSWKVYGGTHPKPAGNRICATMIADQLSQLWAEELSPKTTKKKHSSPSKPLDSNHYGNGRFVSPEKAEIVRDWKWGIPAWDELPGGKRSRFTNINMLSADRPGAELSLEFTGKAVGAYIVAGPDAGIVEASIDNQPFKSFDLYHHYSRGLHYPRSVIFAADLEPKEHTLRLRISEKSNEESSGHAMRIIQFEVN from the coding sequence ATGTTCAAGCGTCTTCAGATACTCGCACTAATCCTCTTACTACCGACACCTCTGGTTGCATCGAACATAGTTCGCAACGTCAACCTGCGGGGTAACTTCGACAATTGCCGAATTCAGTTTGAGCGTGAAGAAACTGGCCATGTCGCATTCATTGGTGGCTCGATCACTGAGATGAACGGCTATCGCCCGATGGTCTGTGAGTTCCTCCAGAAACAGTTTCCGAAGACGAAATTCAACTTCACTGCCGCGGGAATCTCCTCAACGTGTTCAACAACTGGAGCATTCCGACTAGAGCGTGATGTGTTAAGTAAAGGCCCAGTTGATCTGTTTTTCATCGAGTTCGCAGTCAATGACGATCAAGATGCAGGTCATGCACGACGCGAATGTATTCGAGGACTGGAAGGAATTGTCCGCCAAGTCAGAGAACACAATCCCCAAGCCGATATCGTTATTACGTATTTCGTCAACCCAAGCATGTTAGAGACGCTGCAGGCCGGAAAAACGCCTCTGACCATTAGCAGCCACGAAGCCGTTGCCGAGCACTACAACATTACAACAGTCAATCTCGCGAAGGAGGTTGCCGAACAGATTTCAGCCGATGAACTGAGTTGGAAAGTCTATGGTGGCACACATCCAAAACCAGCAGGCAACCGGATCTGTGCGACGATGATCGCGGACCAACTGTCTCAATTGTGGGCCGAGGAACTCTCGCCCAAAACGACGAAGAAGAAACATTCGTCACCGAGCAAACCGCTTGACTCAAACCATTATGGCAATGGGCGGTTCGTCTCACCGGAGAAGGCAGAAATCGTCCGTGACTGGAAATGGGGAATTCCCGCCTGGGACGAACTTCCCGGCGGCAAGCGATCACGATTCACGAACATCAACATGCTTAGCGCAGATCGGCCAGGAGCCGAACTCAGCTTGGAATTCACAGGGAAAGCCGTGGGAGCATACATCGTCGCCGGGCCAGATGCTGGAATTGTGGAGGCGAGCATCGACAACCAACCATTCAAGTCATTCGACTTGTATCACCACTATAGCCGAGGGCTACACTACCCCAGAAGCGTCATCTTCGCTGCCGATTTAGAGCCCAAAGAGCACACCCTTCGACTCCGGATATCCGAGAAATCGAATGAAGAAAGTTCAGGGCACGCAATGCGAATCATCCAATTCGAGGTCAACTAG
- a CDS encoding mechanosensitive ion channel family protein — protein sequence MRYLVLVLILALSGIDVRPLDAQDSRSMDAHPLKTADTSSPRATLRSFIDACNEILRRFRGEGLSFRSEAERRAVRGRALRCLDLSEVPESVRVHVGQEAVVYLKEVLDRIDLPAEDTWPDAKQVVDEGIARWRVADTEITIAKVKDGPREGEFLFTAETVERAAEFYEVVRELPFRKRDGITPGFYQFYLSEPGWLIPRSWVRSLPRWAHARWLGQAIWQWTLFGITLFLAALLIATIYLFGYRRARSLRSNVLRYVLTLGFPIAATIVPLTANYFISEHIRISGTVQLVTSYSLRLIFLLTLIVMLLGAGSRVAALLIASPWIAPRGLDAQLVRLVCRVASIAAAAVVFLEGGQQFGIPLTTLLASAGVGGLAVALAAQDTLKNVFGSIMITLDKPYQVGERIVTKDYDGLVEEIGLRSTKIRLLTGHQASIPNEEMARSDIENIGRRPHIRHATTIQMPSCTSVAKVNRALEIVREAVKDHEGLKEELPPRVFLRDVNDASIGIILIYWYHPPDYWDYLAVNERINLQIMEQFEADQIPFARPGRTVHIAEPSPTNESDAPK from the coding sequence ATGCGATATCTGGTGCTAGTACTTATCCTTGCTCTCAGCGGAATCGACGTTCGTCCCTTGGATGCCCAGGACAGCCGGTCGATGGATGCTCACCCCCTAAAAACGGCGGACACTTCCAGCCCCCGCGCGACATTGCGAAGTTTTATCGATGCCTGCAATGAGATTCTTCGCCGGTTTCGTGGAGAGGGTTTAAGTTTCCGTAGCGAAGCGGAACGCCGTGCCGTTCGCGGAAGGGCTTTGCGTTGTCTTGACCTAAGTGAGGTTCCAGAATCTGTACGAGTACATGTCGGCCAAGAGGCGGTGGTTTACCTCAAAGAAGTGCTGGATCGGATCGACTTACCTGCCGAAGATACTTGGCCAGATGCCAAGCAAGTTGTGGACGAGGGCATCGCTCGGTGGCGAGTCGCTGACACCGAAATCACGATTGCAAAAGTCAAAGACGGACCACGAGAAGGCGAGTTCTTGTTTACCGCAGAAACGGTGGAACGCGCAGCGGAATTCTACGAAGTGGTTCGAGAACTACCGTTTCGAAAAAGAGATGGAATCACCCCAGGCTTTTACCAATTCTACCTTTCGGAACCGGGTTGGTTGATTCCACGCTCGTGGGTCCGCTCGTTGCCAAGATGGGCACATGCCCGCTGGCTGGGGCAGGCCATTTGGCAGTGGACTTTGTTCGGCATCACTTTGTTTCTAGCAGCACTTCTGATTGCCACAATCTATTTGTTTGGTTACCGACGAGCCCGTTCACTACGGTCCAATGTTCTGCGATATGTCTTAACGCTCGGTTTTCCAATCGCCGCAACAATTGTCCCGCTGACGGCCAACTACTTCATTAGCGAGCACATCCGAATCAGCGGCACAGTCCAACTTGTGACGTCATACTCTCTGCGTCTAATTTTTTTGTTAACGCTCATTGTGATGCTGCTTGGTGCGGGAAGTCGAGTTGCGGCTCTTTTAATTGCTAGCCCGTGGATTGCGCCAAGGGGTTTAGACGCTCAACTGGTGCGACTAGTCTGTCGGGTTGCCAGTATTGCCGCTGCTGCAGTTGTCTTCTTAGAGGGTGGGCAGCAGTTTGGAATTCCGCTGACAACGCTGCTTGCTAGTGCCGGTGTGGGCGGGCTTGCAGTCGCGTTAGCTGCTCAAGACACTCTTAAGAATGTGTTCGGGAGTATCATGATCACGCTCGATAAACCCTATCAAGTCGGCGAGCGGATAGTCACGAAAGACTACGATGGTTTAGTCGAGGAAATTGGCCTGCGAAGCACGAAAATTCGATTGCTGACCGGGCACCAAGCTTCCATTCCGAACGAAGAAATGGCGAGAAGCGATATCGAGAACATCGGGCGTCGCCCCCACATTCGGCATGCAACAACCATTCAAATGCCTTCATGCACATCCGTCGCCAAGGTTAATCGTGCGTTAGAAATTGTTCGAGAAGCGGTAAAAGACCACGAGGGATTGAAGGAAGAACTCCCACCGCGGGTGTTCTTGCGAGATGTCAACGACGCCTCAATCGGCATTATTCTGATCTATTGGTATCACCCGCCCGACTACTGGGATTACTTAGCGGTCAACGAACGAATCAATCTGCAAATCATGGAACAGTTCGAGGCCGACCAAATCCCATTCGCAAGACCCGGACGAACGGTTCACATTGCTGAACCAAGCCCGACTAACGAATCAGATGCTCCCAAATAG
- a CDS encoding AAA domain-containing protein has protein sequence MSDSQEHFQRLLRWLKLESEAEAQQLDERRRRGSNKDAERSGEALLDLVVTQHESGVGGQTLLTLVKRNRTLRLPWTRLRVGSPVVLSTDDASEKPQRGVVTSQNRDSIEVAVSDWPEGERFRLDLSTDEVTRKRQEKALNRVQKATGRTGQLRELLLGQRDPKFTDDIDMALPDSLNATQQDAIRFALTAEDVAIIHGPPGTGKTTTVVELIRQAVKRGQKVLACAPSNTAVDNLLERLVASGNNVVRLGHPARVDEQLRRYTLDAQVAEHELMSVARDMLREADSLFRKAGRYTRAKPAPGAKPEMRREARRLKSDARLLEQQTVKTVLDRVDVVCATLTFDESLLGDRRFDLAVIDEACQSTEPACWIPVLKSDRIVLAGDHCQLPPTVISAVAAREGLTTSLLERLNANFGECITRQLKVQYRMHTDIMGFSSQEFYQDSLIADETVSAHTLNDLPNVQASSLTETPLTYIDTAGADWHEEAESHGASKRNPNEGAFVLRKAEQLIAAGLPPRDIAIITPYAAQVRWLREQSNRNELEIDTVDGFQGREKEAVIISCVRCNPKGEIGFLADTRRMNVALTRARRKLVIVGDSATLGGHDFYASLLSYFELLQAYHSIWEEQEF, from the coding sequence GTGAGTGACAGCCAGGAACATTTTCAGCGTCTGTTGAGATGGCTGAAGTTGGAGTCCGAAGCCGAGGCCCAACAACTCGACGAACGGCGGCGGCGTGGTTCAAACAAAGACGCAGAGCGTTCCGGGGAAGCTCTGTTGGATCTGGTGGTGACTCAACACGAATCTGGTGTTGGTGGGCAGACCTTGCTAACTCTAGTGAAACGCAATCGCACGCTCCGACTGCCATGGACACGATTGCGAGTGGGGTCGCCTGTGGTTCTCTCTACGGACGATGCCAGCGAAAAACCACAGCGTGGCGTGGTGACGTCTCAGAATCGGGATTCCATCGAGGTGGCGGTCTCGGATTGGCCGGAAGGGGAACGGTTCCGACTCGATCTCTCCACCGATGAAGTCACCCGGAAACGGCAAGAGAAGGCACTCAATCGCGTTCAGAAGGCAACAGGGCGAACAGGGCAACTCCGAGAATTGTTGCTCGGCCAGCGTGACCCCAAGTTCACAGACGACATCGACATGGCACTGCCGGACTCGCTGAATGCCACCCAACAAGACGCGATCCGGTTCGCTCTGACGGCGGAAGATGTTGCGATCATTCATGGTCCACCGGGAACCGGAAAAACAACCACTGTGGTCGAGTTGATTCGGCAAGCGGTGAAACGCGGGCAGAAAGTGCTGGCATGTGCCCCAAGTAACACGGCGGTGGACAATCTTCTGGAGCGGTTGGTTGCGTCCGGTAACAATGTTGTCCGGTTGGGGCACCCCGCGCGGGTGGATGAGCAACTCCGTCGCTACACGCTTGATGCGCAAGTTGCCGAGCACGAGCTTATGAGCGTCGCACGGGATATGTTACGAGAGGCGGATTCGTTGTTCCGAAAAGCCGGACGCTACACACGAGCCAAGCCCGCTCCGGGAGCCAAGCCTGAGATGCGTCGCGAGGCGCGGCGGCTCAAATCGGATGCTCGTCTGTTGGAACAACAAACGGTGAAAACGGTGCTTGATCGTGTAGACGTCGTCTGTGCGACTCTAACATTCGACGAATCGCTATTAGGCGATCGCCGGTTTGATCTGGCTGTGATCGACGAAGCCTGTCAAAGCACTGAACCCGCATGTTGGATTCCGGTTCTGAAGTCTGATCGCATCGTGCTCGCGGGGGATCACTGTCAATTGCCCCCCACCGTGATCTCCGCAGTCGCCGCCCGCGAAGGATTGACCACCAGCTTGCTCGAGCGACTCAACGCCAATTTTGGGGAGTGCATCACCCGGCAGCTCAAAGTCCAATATCGGATGCATACCGACATCATGGGGTTTTCGTCCCAGGAGTTTTATCAGGATTCACTGATCGCCGATGAAACGGTATCAGCACATACGCTGAACGACTTGCCGAATGTCCAAGCGTCTTCGCTGACGGAAACACCGTTGACCTACATCGACACCGCCGGTGCCGATTGGCATGAGGAAGCGGAGTCGCACGGAGCTAGCAAGCGGAACCCGAACGAGGGAGCATTCGTTTTGCGGAAAGCCGAGCAGCTGATCGCAGCGGGATTGCCACCACGGGATATTGCAATCATCACTCCATATGCGGCACAGGTCCGCTGGCTGCGTGAGCAATCCAACCGAAACGAGTTGGAAATTGATACGGTCGACGGCTTCCAGGGACGCGAAAAAGAAGCGGTGATTATTTCCTGTGTCCGGTGTAATCCGAAGGGGGAGATTGGCTTCCTCGCAGACACCCGCCGCATGAATGTGGCATTGACACGTGCCCGCCGAAAGCTCGTGATTGTCGGCGATAGCGCGACACTCGGCGGACACGATTTCTATGCGTCATTGTTATCCTATTTCGAACTTCTGCAGGCGTACCATTCTATCTGGGAAGAACAGGAGTTCTGA